From a region of the Rhodococcus sp. 4CII genome:
- a CDS encoding phosphotransferase family protein: MSSAVSSRELTTTELTEALRAFLGRNLPPGADPEIEALYRAGTGSSRENWPFDATWLESGERSTHRLLMRRDPQSAVVDTARSAEFHLLEALEATSIPAPRVRWLDDEGVDLARPTMIGDRYDGSAHRGVLRDKNPLRLSSEQRLALAHDMCDVLGRLHSVDIDALGLRDILDVPDCSPAEHEVERWIGELTGNELEPQPGLRLCAEWLRDHIPASPDRLVLVHGDFRPANVLVDDGKFGVLLDWELARLGDPLDDLGWYTTPLYRGEHFVPGQWTQEDFLARYAAATGRDVAPGALTFWQVLSTFRLAVIALNGVRNFCELGSDRPSAPVDSLIAKVVDQVLAAEKG, encoded by the coding sequence ATGAGTAGCGCAGTGTCCAGCCGGGAGCTGACGACAACCGAGCTGACCGAGGCGTTGCGCGCGTTCCTCGGCCGGAATCTTCCTCCCGGTGCGGATCCCGAGATCGAAGCACTGTACCGGGCCGGGACCGGCAGCTCACGCGAAAACTGGCCGTTCGATGCGACGTGGCTCGAATCCGGTGAAAGATCAACGCACCGGCTCTTGATGCGGCGTGATCCGCAGAGCGCGGTAGTCGACACGGCCAGAAGCGCGGAGTTCCACCTCCTCGAAGCCCTGGAAGCGACGTCGATTCCGGCACCGCGGGTTCGCTGGCTCGACGACGAGGGCGTCGACCTGGCGCGACCGACCATGATCGGCGACCGCTACGACGGCAGCGCACACCGCGGAGTCCTGCGTGACAAGAACCCCCTGCGACTGTCGTCCGAGCAGCGGCTCGCGCTCGCCCACGACATGTGCGACGTGCTGGGGCGACTCCACTCGGTCGATATCGACGCGCTGGGGTTGCGGGACATCCTGGACGTACCGGATTGCTCCCCGGCGGAGCACGAAGTCGAACGATGGATCGGTGAACTCACCGGCAACGAACTCGAACCGCAGCCGGGTCTGCGCCTGTGTGCCGAATGGCTGAGGGACCACATTCCCGCGTCGCCGGACCGGCTCGTTCTCGTACACGGCGACTTCCGGCCGGCGAACGTTCTGGTGGACGACGGCAAGTTCGGAGTTCTCCTCGACTGGGAGCTCGCCCGTCTCGGTGATCCCTTGGACGATCTCGGGTGGTACACGACGCCGTTGTACCGAGGCGAGCACTTCGTGCCCGGGCAGTGGACCCAGGAGGACTTCCTCGCTCGATATGCCGCTGCCACCGGTCGCGACGTCGCACCGGGGGCCCTCACGTTCTGGCAGGTGCTGTCCACGTTCCGACTCGCGGTCATAGCCCTCAACGGAGTCCGCAATTTCTGCGAGCTGGGATCGGACCGACCGTCGGCACCCGTCGATTCACTGATTGCGAAAGTCGTCGACCAGGTACTCGCCGCGGAGAAAGGCTGA
- a CDS encoding long-chain fatty acid--CoA ligase encodes MSPIDVSQPQHAVQDAATLAEVFRHTVETCSQDVALKCAASGRSLTWAEYGHEAAALADGFTSMGMRAGDHVVLMLSNRADFYLVDTALMLIRGIPVSVYNSPSIERLSYIWRHCSPVAVIVEDDVQLERARAAAAESGHHPRLVAVEEVPPGDDLVMLADLAATSPTDLAELAGHARPGDTATMLYTSGTTGDPKGVPLTHRSLLFAARTLTERMGISLRGRRQLSYLPMAHIGERLATHYVHMLEGSEVTCCARLESFPDVLAETQPHMLFGAPRMWEKLYTRVQDLAVTGPDESLHRHLETIGLGHIDIAIVGSAPLPRHIQEFWHSAGIPLADCYGQSETCGVGTWDPHDLVLGTCGKPFDGVEVAISDLGEILVRSDAVFSGYYRDSARTRMVLDSDGWFHTSDLGSLDPNDNLTVRGRVDDLLVPTSGHNVSPAPIEARLLQIPLVSHAVLCGSGKPFITALLVLDSEAVAKWAADRGWAERSPATLATDPELRSAVSRHIDDINTSLPGAERIKSFALLPGGETEWTPDTPLMTATGKIRRAQVLQRYAEIIESMYP; translated from the coding sequence ATGTCGCCGATCGATGTAAGTCAGCCCCAGCACGCGGTGCAGGACGCCGCCACTCTCGCCGAGGTGTTCCGCCACACCGTGGAGACGTGCTCGCAGGACGTCGCGTTGAAGTGCGCCGCCAGCGGGCGGTCCTTGACGTGGGCGGAGTACGGGCACGAGGCCGCCGCCCTCGCTGATGGATTCACGTCGATGGGTATGCGCGCCGGCGATCACGTCGTACTGATGCTGAGCAACCGGGCCGACTTCTACCTGGTCGACACGGCGCTGATGCTGATACGGGGCATCCCGGTGTCGGTATACAACTCCCCATCGATCGAGCGGCTCAGCTATATCTGGAGGCATTGCAGTCCAGTAGCGGTCATCGTCGAGGACGACGTACAGCTCGAACGTGCGCGGGCGGCCGCAGCGGAAAGTGGTCACCACCCGCGTCTGGTCGCGGTCGAGGAGGTACCGCCCGGCGACGACCTCGTCATGCTCGCCGACCTGGCGGCGACGTCCCCCACCGACCTCGCCGAATTGGCCGGGCACGCTCGCCCGGGCGACACCGCCACCATGCTCTATACCTCCGGTACGACCGGCGACCCGAAGGGCGTACCGCTGACGCACCGGAGTCTGCTGTTCGCCGCCCGCACGCTGACCGAGCGGATGGGCATCAGCCTGCGCGGCCGCCGCCAGCTCTCGTACCTGCCGATGGCGCATATCGGAGAGCGACTGGCTACGCACTACGTGCACATGCTCGAAGGGAGCGAGGTCACGTGCTGTGCACGACTCGAATCCTTCCCCGATGTGCTGGCAGAAACCCAGCCCCACATGCTGTTCGGCGCACCGCGGATGTGGGAGAAGCTGTACACCCGGGTTCAGGACCTTGCGGTAACTGGGCCCGATGAATCCCTGCACCGTCACCTGGAAACGATCGGCCTCGGGCACATCGACATCGCGATCGTGGGTTCGGCGCCACTCCCACGACACATCCAGGAGTTCTGGCATTCCGCCGGGATACCCCTGGCCGATTGCTACGGTCAGAGCGAAACATGCGGCGTCGGTACGTGGGATCCGCACGACCTCGTCCTCGGGACCTGCGGCAAGCCCTTCGACGGCGTGGAGGTCGCGATCTCCGATCTCGGCGAGATCCTGGTTCGGAGCGACGCCGTGTTCTCCGGCTACTACCGCGATTCGGCCCGGACCCGGATGGTCCTCGACTCCGATGGCTGGTTTCACACGAGCGACCTGGGATCACTCGACCCGAACGACAATCTCACGGTGCGGGGCCGCGTGGACGATCTGCTGGTGCCGACGTCCGGCCACAATGTCAGTCCCGCTCCGATCGAGGCCCGGTTGCTGCAGATCCCGCTGGTGAGCCACGCCGTGCTCTGCGGCAGCGGCAAACCCTTCATCACCGCTCTGCTCGTCCTCGATTCGGAGGCCGTCGCGAAGTGGGCGGCCGACCGGGGGTGGGCGGAGCGCTCTCCGGCGACCCTGGCGACGGATCCGGAATTGCGATCGGCTGTCAGCCGTCACATCGACGACATCAACACCAGTCTTCCCGGGGCGGAGAGGATCAAGTCCTTCGCGTTACTTCCCGGCGGGGAGACCGAATGGACGCCTGATACTCCTCTGATGACCGCGACCGGAAAGATCCGTCGCGCCCAAGTCCTGCAGCGGTATGCCGAGATCATCGAATCGATGTATCCATAG
- a CDS encoding transposase, whose protein sequence is MARKAADAAIGAAKRELIERAVRTGRSVVLVQPAYTTMTCSSCFARAKQRLGLAERVFLCQQCGFSDCRDRNAARVILAVAERGHTRVDDVRHVHSSFGSDVCAL, encoded by the coding sequence GTGGCCCGTAAGGCCGCGGATGCGGCGATCGGTGCCGCGAAGCGGGAACTGATCGAACGTGCTGTGCGGACCGGCCGGAGTGTGGTGTTGGTACAGCCCGCGTACACGACGATGACGTGTTCGAGTTGTTTCGCGAGAGCCAAGCAACGACTCGGGCTCGCGGAACGAGTCTTTTTGTGCCAGCAGTGTGGATTCAGCGACTGCCGGGACAGGAACGCTGCCAGGGTGATTCTGGCTGTGGCAGAGCGGGGCCACACTCGTGTTGACGACGTCAGACATGTGCATTCCTCCTTCGGGTCGGATGTGTGTGCTCTCTGA
- a CDS encoding histidine phosphatase family protein translates to MELVLVRHAEPDRNAEGPARANPGLSDRGREQATRVADYLATEDVAAIYTSPLIRAAETAAVIGRAAGLTPVVRSDLAEFDRDATEYLHFEDLRVNNDPRYEAFLRDDLTAWGTDVPSFRKRVTAEFDRIIEAHPGEQVLVVSHGGVANAFVGGLIGASRLTIHEPGYTGFARIRAGRTRRTLVSLNETPHLRGLDLGIRAV, encoded by the coding sequence GTGGAGTTGGTACTCGTCCGCCACGCCGAACCGGATCGGAACGCGGAGGGGCCGGCGCGGGCGAACCCGGGTCTGAGCGATCGAGGGCGTGAGCAGGCCACCCGAGTCGCCGACTATCTCGCCACAGAAGATGTCGCCGCGATCTATACGTCCCCGCTCATCCGTGCGGCCGAAACGGCGGCCGTCATCGGAAGGGCGGCGGGCCTGACGCCGGTTGTGAGGTCGGATCTCGCCGAGTTCGATCGCGACGCCACCGAGTATCTGCATTTCGAGGATCTTCGTGTCAACAACGACCCCCGCTACGAGGCGTTTCTCCGCGACGATCTCACCGCCTGGGGAACCGATGTCCCCAGCTTCAGGAAACGGGTCACCGCGGAGTTCGATCGGATCATCGAGGCCCACCCAGGCGAGCAGGTTCTCGTCGTGTCGCACGGCGGCGTCGCAAACGCCTTCGTCGGCGGGCTCATCGGAGCAAGCAGACTGACGATCCACGAACCGGGATACACCGGGTTCGCCCGCATTCGAGCCGGCCGTACTCGTCGCACCCTCGTCAGTTTGAACGAAACCCCGCACCTGCGGGGTCTCGACCTCGGTATACGTGCAGTTTGA
- a CDS encoding FAD-dependent oxidoreductase, which produces MTVSESDFDVVVIGAGAAGLAAALSAVEQGCTRVLISEATGVVGGSSRLAGGVVMGSGSQLQQKAGIDDDPSDLFKEYMSLNHWDVAAGPVKRLTARSGETIDWLAERGVTFFDRLIFGGDERKPRSHCVDGGGQSLVNALAAACRGAGVDIALGHRVDQLLTDGDTVTGVIAEGETITADAVVIATGGFGANPELLQKYFPSSWTADWTWYIGADGSRGDAIDFADQLGAQLTGFDRGLRTLDPHFAKLNEAFLPGWTVLLDPSGRRFCDETAPYGILDTLVRARGNRAFVVFDDAALRPPAESADRYRDCYKQVWPNHPPFRPKNYTADLVDENVATGKAKSARDLPALAEAIGVPAETLEGEVQRYNTLAAHGEDTDFGKAGKFLLSLSTPPFYAVEVRPATVNVTSCGLRIDEKARVLRHDGAVIDGVFAAGECTGGILGETYMGSGNSLANACGFGRIAGEEAAHAARSVAAS; this is translated from the coding sequence ATGACAGTGTCCGAATCGGATTTCGACGTCGTCGTCATCGGCGCCGGCGCGGCGGGTCTCGCCGCAGCGCTTTCAGCGGTCGAGCAGGGATGCACACGGGTGTTGATCAGCGAGGCGACAGGGGTCGTCGGCGGCTCGTCACGGCTGGCTGGCGGCGTCGTCATGGGAAGTGGCAGTCAACTCCAACAGAAGGCGGGCATCGACGACGACCCGTCGGATCTGTTCAAGGAGTACATGTCACTCAACCACTGGGATGTGGCAGCAGGCCCGGTCAAGCGACTGACCGCGCGGAGCGGCGAGACGATCGACTGGTTGGCAGAGAGGGGTGTGACGTTCTTCGATCGCCTGATCTTCGGCGGCGACGAACGCAAACCGCGTTCGCACTGCGTCGACGGAGGAGGGCAATCGCTCGTCAATGCACTAGCAGCGGCATGCCGGGGCGCGGGAGTCGATATCGCGCTGGGGCACCGGGTCGACCAACTGCTCACGGACGGCGACACGGTGACCGGAGTGATCGCCGAAGGTGAGACGATCACCGCGGACGCCGTCGTCATCGCGACGGGCGGTTTCGGTGCCAACCCGGAATTGCTGCAGAAGTATTTTCCGTCGTCCTGGACGGCCGACTGGACGTGGTACATCGGTGCCGACGGGTCACGTGGTGATGCGATCGACTTCGCCGACCAACTCGGCGCCCAGCTCACCGGATTCGACCGGGGGCTCCGCACACTCGACCCCCACTTCGCCAAGCTCAACGAGGCATTTCTGCCCGGATGGACGGTCCTTCTGGATCCGTCGGGCCGCCGGTTCTGCGACGAGACCGCGCCGTACGGAATTCTCGATACGTTGGTTCGTGCGAGGGGCAACCGCGCGTTCGTCGTTTTCGACGACGCAGCCCTGCGCCCGCCGGCAGAGTCGGCGGACCGGTACCGGGATTGTTACAAGCAGGTGTGGCCGAACCACCCGCCGTTCCGTCCCAAGAACTACACGGCAGACCTTGTCGACGAGAACGTCGCAACAGGTAAGGCGAAGTCGGCTCGCGACCTGCCCGCCCTCGCGGAGGCAATCGGGGTGCCCGCCGAAACCCTCGAAGGCGAAGTGCAGCGGTACAACACCCTTGCCGCGCACGGGGAGGACACCGACTTCGGCAAGGCAGGAAAGTTCCTGCTGTCACTGAGTACGCCGCCCTTCTACGCCGTCGAGGTGCGTCCGGCTACCGTCAACGTGACGTCGTGCGGCCTCCGGATCGATGAGAAGGCTCGGGTACTGCGACACGATGGTGCCGTCATCGACGGGGTGTTTGCGGCCGGTGAATGCACGGGCGGAATTCTCGGCGAAACATATATGGGCAGTGGCAATTCGCTGGCGAATGCGTGCGGTTTCGGCCGAATCGCCGGCGAAGAGGCCGCGCACGCGGCCCGGTCGGTAGCCGCATCATGA
- a CDS encoding carbohydrate ABC transporter permease: MTTIAEKPTADGTADRVRQLREAKDDSVSRAEGWRRRGPLLPALIFMIVVTQIPFLFTLYYSTQSWNLVRPGSQAFVGLQNYVDVFKDSQFREVAVNTVILIVGTVLISVVLGLLLALLLDRAFLGRGIVRTLLITPFLVTPVAGALLWKTTMFDPVFGIVNFVLSPFGVGQVDWVSKFPLPAVMVNLVWQWTPFMMLLILAGLQSMPRDILEAARVDGAKPFAMFRELTLPHLRRFIELGAVLGAIYLINTFDAIYMMTQGGPGTASANLPFYIYQRAFLGFDIGQAAAMGVIVVIATMIVATLALRLIFKSFTGNEEAA, translated from the coding sequence ATGACAACCATCGCCGAGAAACCCACCGCGGACGGCACTGCCGACCGGGTGCGGCAACTGCGGGAGGCCAAGGACGACAGCGTTTCCCGGGCCGAGGGATGGCGTCGACGGGGGCCGTTGCTGCCCGCGCTGATCTTCATGATCGTGGTGACCCAGATCCCGTTCCTGTTCACGCTGTACTACTCGACGCAGTCCTGGAACCTGGTGCGGCCGGGTTCGCAGGCCTTCGTCGGCCTGCAGAACTACGTGGACGTGTTCAAGGACAGCCAGTTCCGTGAGGTCGCGGTCAACACGGTGATCCTGATCGTCGGAACCGTGCTGATCTCGGTGGTGCTGGGTCTGCTGCTCGCGCTGTTGCTCGACCGCGCCTTCCTGGGCCGCGGCATCGTCCGCACCCTCCTCATCACCCCGTTCCTCGTGACGCCCGTCGCCGGTGCGCTGCTGTGGAAGACGACGATGTTCGACCCGGTGTTCGGCATCGTCAACTTCGTGCTCTCCCCGTTCGGGGTGGGACAGGTCGACTGGGTCAGCAAGTTTCCGCTCCCCGCGGTCATGGTGAACCTGGTGTGGCAGTGGACGCCGTTCATGATGCTGCTGATCCTGGCCGGCCTGCAGTCGATGCCGCGCGACATCCTCGAGGCGGCGCGGGTGGACGGCGCCAAGCCGTTCGCGATGTTCCGGGAACTGACGCTCCCGCATCTGCGCCGGTTCATCGAACTCGGTGCGGTGCTGGGCGCGATCTACCTGATCAACACGTTCGACGCCATCTACATGATGACCCAGGGTGGGCCCGGCACCGCCAGTGCGAACCTTCCCTTCTACATCTACCAGCGCGCATTCCTCGGTTTCGACATCGGGCAGGCCGCCGCGATGGGCGTCATCGTCGTGATCGCGACGATGATCGTCGCTACCCTGGCGTTGCGCCTGATCTTCAAGAGCTTTACCGGTAACGAGGAGGCAGCGTGA
- a CDS encoding carbohydrate ABC transporter permease: protein MTTDTAAAPVESTPAVPETKRARKHRKFSPWSVVAWIVALGFFFPVAWMVLTAFKQEGDAYTSPPKLFFTPTLDQFKAVLDSGVGTALLNSAFATAMSTILVLVLGVPAAFALSLRPVRKTKDALFFFISTKMLPIVAAIIPLYVIVNDIGLLDNIWALVILYTAMNVPIAVWMMRSFFLEVPGELLEAASMDGASLWTSVREVILPLVSPGIAATALICVIFSWNEFFFAVNLTAVQAQTVPVFLVGFITGEGLYWARLSAAATLAALPVILAGWVAQNKLVRGLSFGAIK from the coding sequence ATGACTACCGACACTGCGGCGGCCCCGGTGGAGTCCACCCCCGCCGTCCCGGAGACGAAGCGGGCACGCAAGCACCGCAAGTTCAGCCCGTGGAGTGTGGTGGCCTGGATCGTGGCGCTCGGGTTCTTCTTCCCGGTGGCCTGGATGGTGCTCACCGCGTTCAAGCAGGAGGGCGACGCCTACACGAGTCCGCCGAAGCTGTTCTTCACCCCGACGCTCGACCAGTTCAAGGCCGTTCTCGACAGCGGAGTCGGCACGGCGCTGCTGAATTCGGCGTTCGCGACCGCCATGTCGACCATCCTCGTGTTGGTGCTCGGTGTGCCGGCGGCGTTCGCGCTGTCGCTGCGTCCGGTACGGAAGACGAAGGACGCCCTGTTCTTCTTCATCAGCACCAAGATGCTCCCGATCGTGGCCGCGATCATCCCGCTGTACGTGATCGTCAACGACATCGGTCTGCTCGACAACATCTGGGCGCTGGTCATCCTGTACACGGCGATGAACGTCCCCATCGCGGTGTGGATGATGCGCTCGTTCTTCCTCGAGGTGCCGGGTGAACTGCTCGAGGCCGCGAGTATGGACGGCGCGAGCCTGTGGACGTCGGTGCGTGAGGTGATTCTCCCGCTCGTCTCACCCGGCATCGCGGCCACCGCGCTGATCTGCGTGATCTTCTCGTGGAACGAATTCTTCTTCGCGGTCAACCTCACCGCCGTGCAGGCGCAGACGGTTCCGGTGTTCCTCGTCGGCTTCATCACCGGTGAGGGTCTGTACTGGGCCCGGCTTTCCGCCGCCGCCACGCTGGCGGCGCTCCCGGTCATCCTGGCCGGTTGGGTCGCGCAGAACAAACTCGTCCGCGGCCTGTCCTTCGGCGCGATCAAATGA
- a CDS encoding PEP-utilizing enzyme: MEPGEILVAPGTDPSWTPLFVSSAAVVVDVGAPMSHAAIVSRELGIPCLVSCTDATWRITNGTIITVDGAAGTVTIGH, translated from the coding sequence CTGGAACCGGGCGAGATCCTCGTCGCCCCCGGCACCGATCCGTCGTGGACCCCGCTGTTCGTTTCGTCGGCAGCAGTCGTCGTGGATGTCGGCGCGCCGATGAGTCACGCAGCTATCGTCAGTCGGGAACTAGGGATTCCGTGCCTCGTGTCCTGCACTGACGCCACCTGGCGAATCACCAACGGAACGATCATCACGGTAGACGGTGCGGCAGGGACCGTGACGATCGGACACTGA
- a CDS encoding transposase, translating to MEEIVRYSYRLRPGAQAQRALESEWHRCRYLWNEAVQQQKSGRRPTFARLGKLLTDARSRNGWLCEGAQVPQQQTLRTYAQSLEHSFTVKGRGRPTFKARRNSLPTLEYTSRGFTLRDGRLCLAKGIVVPIVWSRELPSEPTSVRVHRNSLGHWYASFVVRRDTTPVPAIVEDSGIGIDWGVSVTATTTNSAFDLPYLGHRKRCSAELGRAQRTMARRHSGTRGPQSNGYQRARRKAAKLQKKAARQARHDSRVWAKGVVDSHHLIAVEDF from the coding sequence GTGGAAGAAATCGTGCGATACAGCTACCGGCTCCGGCCCGGCGCGCAGGCACAGCGTGCGCTCGAGTCCGAGTGGCACCGGTGCCGGTACTTGTGGAACGAGGCGGTGCAGCAACAGAAATCCGGCCGCAGGCCAACGTTCGCCAGGCTCGGAAAGCTGCTTACCGATGCCCGCAGCCGCAATGGATGGTTGTGTGAGGGCGCGCAAGTCCCTCAACAGCAGACGCTGCGGACATACGCGCAATCGCTGGAGCATTCGTTCACGGTGAAGGGTCGCGGGCGACCGACGTTCAAGGCGCGCCGAAACTCGCTCCCAACACTCGAGTACACGTCCCGAGGATTCACACTTCGTGACGGTCGACTGTGCCTGGCCAAGGGTATCGTTGTACCGATTGTCTGGTCTCGGGAACTGCCTTCCGAGCCTACAAGCGTCCGCGTGCACCGAAATTCGCTCGGTCATTGGTACGCCTCGTTCGTAGTGCGGCGCGACACCACCCCCGTCCCCGCCATTGTTGAGGATAGTGGCATCGGAATCGACTGGGGTGTATCCGTTACCGCCACGACCACGAACTCGGCGTTCGACTTGCCATATCTCGGACATCGCAAGCGTTGTTCCGCAGAGCTTGGCAGGGCCCAGCGGACGATGGCGCGGCGCCACAGCGGCACGCGTGGTCCTCAGTCCAACGGGTACCAACGCGCCCGCAGGAAAGCCGCCAAGTTGCAGAAGAAGGCCGCCAGGCAAGCTCGGCACGATTCGAGGGTTTGGGCCAAGGGAGTCGTCGACAGCCATCACCTGATCGCCGTCGAGGACTTCTGA
- a CDS encoding nuclear transport factor 2 family protein — translation MTEELTMLERLTAIEDIKQLKARYFRLLDQHKWDDFAELFSSTLVVEIAESTSGPKDRDSFVASVRAHLDNAVTVHQGHTPEITIIDADRASGIWAMFDLVEPPAGSKFPMLTGYGHYLEDYVRVNGEWRISRLELTRIKRTTAPGSSS, via the coding sequence GTGACCGAGGAATTGACGATGTTAGAGCGTCTCACCGCTATCGAGGACATCAAACAATTGAAAGCCCGCTACTTCAGGTTGCTGGATCAGCACAAGTGGGACGACTTCGCCGAACTGTTCAGCAGCACATTGGTCGTCGAAATCGCAGAGTCGACCAGTGGCCCCAAGGACCGCGACTCGTTCGTCGCATCGGTCCGAGCACATCTCGACAATGCGGTGACCGTGCACCAGGGCCACACACCAGAGATCACGATCATCGATGCCGATCGCGCGTCGGGGATCTGGGCGATGTTCGATCTCGTCGAACCACCAGCAGGCAGCAAATTTCCGATGCTGACCGGGTACGGTCACTATCTCGAAGACTATGTCCGGGTGAACGGAGAGTGGCGGATATCCCGCCTGGAACTCACCCGGATCAAGCGCACTACCGCGCCAGGGTCGTCCTCGTAG
- a CDS encoding nuclear transport factor 2 family protein — MTLPIAVQAFLDAVHQRDATAAAECFTRDGEYYFAVPQEPARGRAAIADTFMKILGASDKVQWDIVTATVDGRRVWLERVDRFWFSGREVPIECVGVVELDVDGSIAVVRDYCDMSVWRARREAAAELVG; from the coding sequence ATGACACTGCCGATTGCGGTGCAGGCCTTCCTCGACGCAGTGCATCAACGAGATGCCACCGCTGCCGCCGAGTGCTTTACGCGGGACGGCGAATACTATTTCGCGGTTCCCCAGGAACCCGCGCGCGGTCGTGCGGCCATCGCGGATACCTTCATGAAGATCCTCGGTGCCTCCGACAAGGTGCAGTGGGACATCGTGACTGCCACCGTCGATGGTCGCCGCGTGTGGCTCGAGCGAGTGGACCGGTTCTGGTTCTCGGGACGTGAGGTGCCCATCGAGTGTGTCGGTGTCGTCGAGTTGGACGTCGACGGTTCCATCGCCGTGGTTCGCGACTACTGCGACATGTCGGTGTGGCGGGCACGCCGCGAAGCGGCGGCTGAACTCGTCGGCTAG
- a CDS encoding ABC transporter ATP-binding protein, with product MADIAYKGASCIYENADTLAVDSLDLQIEDGEFIVLVGPSGSGKSTALRMLAGLEDIDEGTITINGKDMVGVPSKDRDIAMVFQNYALYPNKTVGENMGFALKMRGVGVEERKRKVAEAAKLLDLTDYLDRKPGKLSGGQRQRVAMGRAIVREPQVFCMDEPLSNLDAKLRVQTRTQIAALQRRLGTTTVYVTHDQVEAMTMGDRVAVLKHGKLQQFSAPTELYDKPTNAFVAGFIGSPAMNLLTMPIVSDGVRLGNSTLPLERGQLSALSSAGLQTVTVGVRPEQLELSTGEGGIEVIVDLVEELGSESYVHTHIAGDGTQLVARSLTRTPARLADTVSLRKRDGAVHLFHPETGMRIGD from the coding sequence ATGGCTGACATCGCGTACAAGGGCGCATCCTGCATCTACGAGAACGCCGATACGCTGGCGGTCGATTCGCTCGACCTGCAGATCGAGGACGGCGAGTTCATCGTCCTCGTCGGCCCCTCCGGTTCCGGCAAGAGCACCGCCCTGCGGATGCTCGCCGGCCTCGAGGACATCGACGAGGGCACCATCACCATCAACGGCAAGGACATGGTGGGAGTGCCGTCGAAGGACCGCGACATCGCGATGGTGTTCCAGAACTACGCCCTCTACCCCAACAAGACGGTGGGCGAGAACATGGGATTCGCGCTGAAGATGCGGGGAGTCGGTGTGGAGGAACGTAAACGGAAGGTCGCCGAGGCGGCAAAGCTGCTCGACCTCACCGACTACCTCGACCGCAAACCCGGCAAGCTGTCCGGCGGTCAGCGTCAGCGCGTCGCGATGGGCCGCGCGATCGTGCGCGAGCCGCAGGTGTTCTGCATGGACGAGCCGCTGTCGAACCTCGACGCGAAACTGCGCGTCCAGACCCGCACCCAGATCGCGGCGCTGCAGCGCCGACTCGGTACCACCACCGTCTACGTCACCCACGACCAGGTCGAGGCCATGACCATGGGCGACCGGGTGGCCGTCCTCAAGCACGGGAAGCTGCAGCAGTTCTCGGCACCCACCGAGCTGTACGACAAGCCGACCAACGCGTTCGTGGCCGGGTTCATCGGTTCGCCCGCGATGAATCTGCTGACCATGCCGATCGTCAGCGACGGCGTGCGCCTCGGGAACTCGACGCTCCCACTCGAACGCGGCCAGCTGTCGGCGCTGAGCTCCGCCGGTCTGCAGACCGTGACGGTCGGCGTGCGCCCCGAGCAACTGGAGTTGTCGACAGGGGAGGGCGGCATCGAGGTGATCGTCGACCTGGTCGAGGAACTCGGCAGCGAATCCTACGTGCACACCCACATCGCCGGTGACGGCACCCAACTCGTCGCCCGGTCGCTGACCCGCACCCCGGCGAGACTCGCCGACACCGTGTCACTGCGCAAGCGCGACGGGGCGGTGCACCTGTTCCATCCGGAAACGGGGATGCGGATCGGCGATTAG